The Syntrophorhabdaceae bacterium genome includes a region encoding these proteins:
- the mnmA gene encoding tRNA 2-thiouridine(34) synthase MnmA, with protein MSTKKTIAVGMSGGIDSSTAVYLLKKQGYDVIGLTMKIWDGPQTHATKRGGCYGPNEAHDIADAEKAARILGVPHYIVDLREEYQETVIEYFRKEYGQGRTPNPCVVCNARIKFGSLLEKAFSSGIEFDFFATGHYARVAYEPAYRINLLKRGMDAQKDQSYFLSRLKQEQLERLHFPLGEYEKREVRQIALESGLQEFLQKPESQDFLEYDNYTMLLKDEGVPGNIRDVHGNVIGVHRGIPSYTIGQRRFLGLPGLKEPFYVLHISHAKNEIVAGPEKYLFRKDLLAENMNWFVPFSHPLWQGPVHAQVRYRSAPAECTVEPNNAGGALVRFTQGQKAVTPGQAVVFYAHDTVLASGTVNLSRDELHPPDENNPSS; from the coding sequence ATGTCGACCAAAAAGACCATTGCGGTGGGGATGAGCGGAGGGATTGATTCAAGCACGGCCGTGTATCTTCTCAAAAAACAGGGCTACGATGTGATCGGCCTTACTATGAAGATATGGGACGGGCCACAAACCCATGCCACCAAGAGGGGAGGCTGTTACGGCCCAAATGAAGCCCACGATATAGCGGACGCTGAAAAAGCTGCCCGGATACTAGGCGTTCCACACTATATCGTTGATCTTCGGGAAGAATACCAGGAGACGGTCATCGAGTATTTTCGAAAGGAATACGGGCAGGGAAGAACGCCCAACCCCTGCGTGGTCTGCAACGCCAGGATAAAATTCGGCTCCCTGCTTGAGAAGGCCTTCTCGAGCGGAATCGAGTTCGACTTCTTTGCAACGGGACATTACGCGAGGGTCGCATATGAACCGGCCTATCGAATCAATCTTCTCAAACGAGGCATGGATGCCCAAAAAGACCAGTCCTATTTCTTGAGCCGCCTTAAGCAGGAGCAACTTGAAAGGCTTCACTTTCCGCTCGGAGAGTATGAGAAGAGAGAGGTCAGGCAAATAGCCCTCGAGTCGGGCCTGCAAGAGTTTCTTCAAAAACCTGAAAGCCAGGATTTCCTCGAATATGACAATTATACGATGCTGCTCAAGGACGAAGGCGTTCCCGGGAATATAAGGGACGTACACGGCAATGTAATCGGGGTACATCGGGGCATACCTTCCTATACCATAGGACAACGGCGTTTCCTTGGCCTCCCGGGATTGAAAGAACCTTTCTATGTGCTGCACATCAGTCATGCGAAGAATGAAATTGTGGCGGGGCCCGAAAAATATCTTTTTCGAAAGGACCTCCTCGCCGAGAATATGAACTGGTTTGTTCCTTTCAGTCATCCCCTTTGGCAAGGCCCTGTTCACGCCCAGGTTCGTTATAGAAGCGCTCCGGCCGAATGCACAGTTGAGCCGAATAATGCCGGAGGAGCCCTTGTCAGGTTTACACAGGGCCAGAAGGCCGTAACACCCGGCCAGGCCGTCGTGTTTTATGCTCACGACACGGTGCTAGCGAGCGGTACCGTGAATCTATCTCGCGACGAGCTTCATCCGCCGGATGAGAACAACCCATCATCGTAA
- the larE gene encoding ATP-dependent sacrificial sulfur transferase LarE, translating into MKMKAKYEFLKTTVKDLQRVVVAFSGGVDSTFLLKVSVDTLGKDNVLAFIGKSPTCPAREMDQAQRLALQIDAQYIVAETSEMDDPRFIENHRSRCYFCKTHLFTKAREIAASRGFLHVLEGSNADDVNDFRPGRKACAEQGVKSPLLDAGLTKLEIRRLSKRLLLPTYDKPSFACLSSRVPYGTAIDEILLKNIERAEDYLQSLGVRQVRVRHHGDTARIEVLRKDFRVILAHGEAISDTFRQCGFAHVALDLRGYQTGSMNISLAQQNR; encoded by the coding sequence ATGAAAATGAAGGCCAAATACGAGTTCCTGAAGACAACTGTCAAAGACCTGCAAAGGGTTGTGGTGGCATTCTCCGGCGGCGTGGATAGCACCTTTCTTCTGAAGGTCTCAGTGGACACACTCGGAAAAGACAATGTTCTGGCCTTCATTGGCAAATCACCGACCTGTCCGGCTAGGGAGATGGATCAGGCTCAGAGGCTTGCCCTGCAAATCGACGCTCAATATATCGTGGCGGAGACATCCGAGATGGATGACCCGCGCTTTATCGAAAACCACAGGTCGCGCTGCTATTTTTGCAAGACTCACCTTTTTACGAAAGCCAGGGAGATAGCTGCATCGAGAGGTTTCCTGCATGTTCTGGAAGGGTCGAACGCGGACGACGTGAATGATTTCAGGCCGGGACGCAAAGCCTGCGCCGAACAGGGCGTAAAAAGCCCGCTACTCGACGCGGGCCTGACCAAACTGGAGATCCGACGATTGTCAAAGCGGCTCTTACTCCCAACGTACGACAAACCTTCCTTCGCCTGTCTCTCCTCAAGGGTCCCGTATGGAACCGCTATTGACGAAATTCTCCTGAAGAACATAGAGCGCGCCGAAGATTACCTGCAAAGTCTGGGCGTCAGGCAGGTCCGTGTGCGACATCACGGCGACACAGCGCGCATCGAGGTTCTTAGGAAAGATTTCAGGGTTATCCTTGCGCATGGAGAGGCAATCTCGGACACGTTTAGGCAGTGTGGGTTTGCTCATGTCGCTCTCGATCTACGAGGTTACCAGACTGGCAGTATGAACATTTCGCTAGCGCAGCAAAACAGATGA
- a CDS encoding aminotransferase class I/II-fold pyridoxal phosphate-dependent enzyme, with protein sequence MNYRTKILHSGKDRDPHTGASSIPIYQVSTFAQDDPFEFGPYEYARGKNPTREALEHTVASLESGKMGYAFASGMAAISSVLLLFKSGDHIIVAEDVYGGTYRALNTLFNRWGLKHTFVDMTDPDRIERALLPGTKAIFAETPSNPLLKITDIRAVADIAKKRGLLTIIDNTFMSPYFQRPLELGFDIVIHSATKFLGGHSDLIAGLVVAADRTTGKKIQSIQNTFGAILGPQDSWLVLRGIKTLSARMEAQERNAETIAQWLLDQPEVKAVYYPTLPSHPGREIHLSQASGGGAVVSFDLGSRKITKHVLRNVKVPLMAVSLGGVESILSYPATMSHAAMPEPERHARGITDGLVRLSVGLEDPGDLCKDLAQAIRGAYK encoded by the coding sequence ATGAATTATCGCACAAAAATATTGCATTCAGGCAAAGACAGAGACCCGCACACGGGGGCATCGAGTATCCCCATATACCAGGTCTCTACCTTTGCGCAGGATGACCCATTCGAGTTCGGACCCTATGAATACGCCAGGGGGAAGAATCCCACGAGAGAAGCCCTCGAACACACTGTCGCATCGCTCGAGAGCGGCAAGATGGGTTACGCATTCGCATCGGGCATGGCGGCGATTTCTTCGGTCCTTCTCCTGTTCAAATCGGGGGACCATATCATCGTGGCTGAAGACGTTTACGGCGGAACGTATCGGGCGCTCAACACTCTTTTTAATCGCTGGGGCCTCAAGCATACATTTGTCGACATGACGGACCCGGACAGAATTGAACGCGCTCTTCTGCCCGGGACAAAAGCGATTTTTGCCGAAACACCGTCGAACCCTCTTTTGAAGATCACCGACATCCGAGCTGTTGCGGACATTGCAAAAAAAAGAGGGCTTCTCACGATCATCGACAATACCTTTATGAGTCCCTATTTCCAGAGGCCCCTGGAACTCGGCTTTGACATTGTGATTCACAGCGCCACGAAGTTTCTGGGAGGTCATAGTGATCTTATTGCCGGTCTTGTGGTTGCCGCTGACAGGACTACCGGGAAGAAGATACAATCGATTCAGAACACTTTCGGAGCAATATTAGGGCCTCAGGACTCATGGCTCGTTCTCAGGGGAATAAAGACGCTTTCGGCGAGGATGGAAGCGCAAGAGAGAAATGCAGAAACTATCGCACAATGGCTTTTGGATCAACCGGAGGTAAAGGCAGTCTATTATCCGACCCTCCCCTCACACCCCGGAAGAGAAATACATCTCAGCCAGGCATCGGGCGGTGGGGCAGTGGTTTCTTTTGACCTGGGGAGTAGGAAGATTACCAAGCACGTTTTACGAAATGTAAAGGTTCCACTCATGGCGGTGAGCCTTGGGGGCGTTGAAAGCATTCTTTCCTATCCTGCAACCATGTCACACGCCGCCATGCCAGAACCTGAACGTCATGCCCGGGGCATCACCGATGGGCTCGTCCGTCTTTCTGTGGGACTCGAGGATCCAGGCGATCTTTGCAAGGATCTGGCGCAGGCCATACGTGGCGCATATAAATAG
- a CDS encoding PLP-dependent aspartate aminotransferase family protein, with the protein MKEGVKIETALIHAGVDQDKATGAVSAPVYQTSTFAHPSLGETTGFDYSRSENPTRRVLEKAIASLEGGERALAFSSGMAALDCVMKLFRSGDIVAVTEDPYGGTCRLLDKVYRPLGIEFLYIDTSQTDEVNKVLGKNIRAILLESPTNPLQRIANIPEICRMAGGRNVLTIVDNTFLTPYFQRPISLGADIVAYSATKYLSGHNDVLAGLVVARTEKLGEKLHFYQNATGATLGPWDSWLVLRGLKTLSLRMERQQKNAQEIAEWLKGHPRVRKVFYPGLTDHPGHTLLKAQSTGFGSVVSFEVDDPTLVPKILSNVEVFIFAESLGGVESLITFPAVQTHADMNPDVRTRIGINDCLIRLSVGAEAVEDLIEDLKSAIEG; encoded by the coding sequence GTGAAGGAAGGCGTAAAAATAGAAACCGCGCTCATACATGCCGGGGTTGACCAGGATAAGGCCACGGGGGCCGTTTCCGCGCCAGTATACCAGACAAGCACGTTTGCTCACCCTTCTCTGGGAGAGACAACGGGGTTCGACTACTCAAGGAGTGAAAATCCCACCCGTCGTGTGCTTGAGAAGGCTATTGCAAGTCTCGAAGGAGGCGAAAGAGCCTTAGCCTTCTCCTCAGGTATGGCGGCCCTCGACTGCGTCATGAAACTTTTTAGGTCGGGCGATATTGTTGCAGTCACGGAAGATCCCTATGGCGGCACATGCCGGCTCCTCGATAAGGTCTATCGTCCTCTCGGGATCGAGTTCTTGTACATCGATACATCACAGACTGATGAGGTAAACAAGGTATTGGGTAAGAACATCCGGGCCATATTGCTCGAGAGCCCCACAAATCCGCTCCAGAGGATAGCCAATATCCCCGAAATCTGCAGAATGGCAGGGGGCCGCAACGTCCTCACCATTGTGGACAATACCTTTCTGACACCCTATTTTCAGCGACCCATCAGCCTGGGGGCGGATATAGTGGCCTACAGCGCGACGAAATATCTGTCCGGCCACAACGATGTCCTGGCAGGACTCGTTGTGGCACGCACTGAAAAACTCGGAGAGAAGCTTCACTTCTATCAGAATGCCACGGGGGCGACCCTTGGGCCTTGGGACTCCTGGCTCGTTTTAAGAGGCCTCAAGACACTTTCTCTTCGCATGGAGCGCCAGCAAAAGAACGCACAGGAAATTGCCGAGTGGCTTAAGGGGCACCCGAGGGTCAGAAAGGTCTTCTACCCTGGGCTCACGGACCACCCCGGCCATACGCTGCTCAAGGCACAGTCTACAGGCTTCGGGTCAGTCGTATCGTTTGAAGTTGACGATCCCACCCTTGTGCCGAAGATACTGTCTAACGTTGAGGTTTTTATCTTTGCGGAGAGTCTGGGCGGTGTGGAGTCTCTGATTACCTTCCCCGCGGTACAAACTCACGCCGATATGAATCCCGACGTGAGAACAAGAATCGGCATCAATGATTGTCTTATCCGCCTCTCGGTGGGTGCGGAGGCGGTAGAAGACCTCATTGAAGATCTGAAGTCGGCCATAGAGGGCTAA
- the pcnB gene encoding polynucleotide adenylyltransferase PcnB: MEPRIIPRHEHHISRKQMSPNAVRTLYRLLQRGFIAYLVGGCVRDLLLKRTPKDFDIATDATPGQVRRLFRNCRLIGRRFRLAHLHFQDEIIEVATFRKSARTSDDLDTEELGEDNRPFRHVKDADGMVVSDNVFGTPEEDALSRDFTVNALFYNIADFSVIDYSTGLNDLEERLIRLIGDPYIRFTEDPVRMLRAIRFAASHGFTIETSAWQALSELSSTISRVPTSRLYEEIQKVFLFGTARPALNLMNTSGLVAALFPGLNSWILKDYNHFRLIEANLQALDELHKSGAPASMALCLAALFGPALEEEALERTRDGIPRQQALDSVCTDFMEEARRTVCIPGRVGSGLRAILGIQPALHRMPPRRPLVIAGRREFAEGLAYLRLVSETRRENERTLGWWDAFRANVPLPPTEQSGDEATPKKRSRKRRRRRRDA, from the coding sequence ATGGAACCGCGAATCATCCCGCGCCACGAGCATCATATCTCGCGAAAACAGATGAGTCCCAACGCCGTGCGTACGCTTTACCGGCTGCTTCAGCGCGGCTTTATCGCCTACCTCGTGGGCGGATGTGTACGCGATTTGCTCCTCAAACGCACCCCCAAAGATTTTGACATCGCCACCGATGCAACCCCAGGACAGGTGAGACGACTCTTTCGCAACTGCCGCCTGATAGGCCGGCGGTTCCGCCTGGCCCACCTCCATTTTCAAGACGAAATCATCGAGGTCGCCACGTTCCGCAAGTCAGCCCGCACGTCCGATGATTTGGATACTGAAGAGTTGGGCGAAGATAACCGTCCCTTCCGTCATGTCAAAGATGCCGACGGAATGGTAGTGAGCGACAATGTCTTCGGGACCCCCGAGGAGGATGCCCTGTCCCGGGATTTTACCGTCAATGCCCTTTTCTACAATATCGCGGATTTTTCGGTTATCGACTACAGCACGGGGCTTAATGATCTCGAAGAAAGACTCATCCGGTTAATCGGCGATCCCTATATCAGGTTTACCGAAGACCCGGTTCGCATGCTCCGGGCAATCCGTTTCGCCGCCTCTCACGGATTCACCATAGAGACTTCCGCCTGGCAAGCGCTCTCAGAGCTTTCTTCAACCATTTCCCGTGTGCCAACATCAAGACTCTATGAAGAGATACAGAAGGTCTTTCTTTTTGGAACAGCCCGGCCGGCGCTTAATCTCATGAATACGAGCGGGCTTGTCGCCGCCCTCTTTCCGGGCCTGAACAGTTGGATTCTCAAGGACTACAATCATTTTCGTCTGATCGAGGCTAACCTTCAAGCCCTGGATGAACTCCATAAAAGCGGCGCGCCTGCCTCCATGGCCCTCTGCCTTGCGGCCCTGTTCGGGCCTGCGCTTGAGGAGGAAGCCCTTGAGCGTACGCGAGACGGTATTCCCCGCCAGCAGGCTTTGGATTCAGTATGCACAGACTTTATGGAAGAGGCCCGCAGAACTGTTTGTATTCCAGGCCGCGTGGGTAGCGGGCTACGCGCCATTCTCGGAATTCAGCCCGCTCTGCACAGAATGCCGCCAAGAAGGCCTCTTGTTATAGCAGGCAGGCGAGAATTCGCCGAAGGGCTTGCGTATCTGCGTCTTGTGTCCGAGACGAGAAGGGAGAATGAGCGCACGCTAGGATGGTGGGACGCCTTTCGTGCGAATGTCCCGTTGCCGCCTACTGAGCAGTCGGGTGACGAAGCCACTCCAAAGAAGAGATCAAGGAAACGTCGAAGACGTCGCCGTGATGCTTAA
- a CDS encoding 2-hydroxyacyl-CoA dehydratase family protein, translating to MNEKLTSKQLSKKITDEYLEEAFHAHELGKLVGYSTAISPVEIFVAHDIIPVYPENHAVANLTAKKGAELCSITENLGYTSHLCAYARSDLGYRQSGKTVTKGIPEPDLFLACNAQCFTLTKWFQVLARRGNLPVFIFDTPEYVMDKTARQEIVKYCVVQMKELIAFLEKVTGKKFDYDRLKEVLRYSAASSVLYKKFLDMAQYKPSPISIFDALIGMAIAVYRRGTEQCVEYYQTLCDEIEAKVSGGIGAIANEKYRLYWENLPVWFKFSDHAKLLGSYGAVILTSLYVHAWSFEFDLDQDPLVTLAENYVSRFSNSTMEDRASMALELFQKYAMNGMIMFMNRSCKAVSFAVPTLKDILTKKTGIPALVFESDMGDQRFYAESQVRTRIEAYFETLDRLETAKQA from the coding sequence ATGAACGAAAAACTCACATCCAAGCAGCTGTCAAAAAAGATTACCGATGAATACCTGGAAGAGGCCTTCCACGCCCACGAACTGGGTAAACTCGTGGGTTATTCAACAGCCATCTCGCCTGTGGAGATCTTCGTGGCCCACGACATTATCCCCGTGTATCCGGAAAATCACGCCGTGGCCAACCTGACGGCGAAAAAAGGAGCCGAACTCTGCTCCATCACGGAGAACCTCGGATATACGAGTCATCTCTGTGCATACGCGAGATCGGACCTCGGATACCGGCAGTCGGGAAAGACCGTCACCAAGGGCATACCTGAACCGGACCTGTTTCTCGCCTGCAACGCCCAGTGTTTCACGCTTACAAAATGGTTTCAGGTCTTAGCACGGAGAGGCAATCTCCCGGTCTTCATCTTTGACACGCCGGAATACGTCATGGACAAAACGGCGCGACAGGAGATCGTCAAGTACTGTGTGGTCCAGATGAAAGAACTCATCGCATTCCTGGAAAAAGTCACGGGCAAGAAATTCGACTACGACAGACTCAAAGAAGTCTTGAGATACTCAGCCGCCTCGAGCGTGCTCTACAAAAAGTTCCTCGATATGGCGCAATACAAACCGTCCCCCATCAGCATCTTTGATGCGCTGATCGGCATGGCAATTGCCGTCTATCGGAGAGGCACCGAGCAGTGCGTCGAGTACTACCAGACCCTCTGCGACGAGATCGAGGCCAAAGTGAGCGGCGGCATCGGCGCGATTGCGAATGAGAAGTACAGGCTTTACTGGGAGAACCTGCCCGTGTGGTTCAAGTTCAGCGACCATGCGAAACTGCTCGGTTCTTACGGCGCAGTGATCCTGACCTCCCTGTACGTACATGCCTGGAGTTTCGAATTCGACCTCGATCAAGACCCTCTTGTGACTCTTGCTGAGAACTATGTATCGCGCTTCTCCAATTCGACTATGGAAGACAGGGCATCCATGGCGCTTGAGCTGTTTCAGAAGTATGCGATGAACGGCATGATCATGTTCATGAACCGAAGCTGCAAGGCGGTCTCCTTTGCAGTGCCCACGCTCAAAGACATCTTGACCAAAAAGACCGGTATCCCCGCACTCGTTTTCGAGAGCGATATGGGCGATCAACGGTTCTACGCCGAATCACAGGTGCGAACCAGGATTGAGGCGTATTTTGAAACGCTCGACAGACTGGAGACGGCGAAGCAGGCCTGA
- a CDS encoding 2-hydroxyacyl-CoA dehydratase family protein, translating to MWENLDLKKIVQYAADPYPSIRKWAGDNGKKVIGSTIADVPEEVIYAFGFLPVAILGTQKPLKRAPSHLPDNACSLARSNLELALSYEGDLFDGFVLPQVCDTTQHLSDIWRINFPDTYVECYLAPRQVDRPSARYWVKEEIERLIVSLSRWSGRKITDEDLKASIAVHNENKVLLREIYEIKKVSPGALSNREFFSMLKLSEQVDKAEFNQSLKAIKEKIQPNQGNKGASFTDVILVGITCDPPEIFDAFDELKLNVVGDTLVTGSRYLQGDVALTNGNVVEALTERHFKRGFYSPIHDDVYKNFEEIRKLYRDTKAQAIIYVHIEFCESQEYDLPDLKKMLKQEGIPIHVLDTEYQTTSLSHVRTRLQAFFESIKGGAL from the coding sequence GTGTGGGAAAATCTCGATCTTAAGAAAATAGTGCAGTATGCCGCTGACCCTTACCCGTCCATCAGAAAATGGGCCGGGGATAACGGGAAGAAAGTCATAGGTAGTACGATCGCCGATGTGCCCGAGGAGGTCATATATGCCTTCGGGTTCTTGCCTGTGGCCATACTGGGTACGCAGAAACCCTTGAAGAGGGCCCCAAGCCACCTGCCTGATAATGCGTGCTCTTTGGCGAGGAGCAATCTCGAGCTGGCGCTCAGTTATGAGGGCGATCTCTTCGATGGATTCGTGCTGCCGCAGGTGTGCGACACCACGCAGCACCTGTCCGATATCTGGAGGATAAACTTCCCTGACACCTATGTGGAATGTTATCTCGCCCCGCGGCAGGTTGATCGGCCGAGCGCCAGATACTGGGTCAAAGAGGAGATCGAAAGACTGATCGTGTCACTCAGCCGATGGTCGGGCAGGAAAATCACCGATGAGGACTTAAAGGCCTCCATCGCCGTGCATAATGAGAACAAGGTATTGCTTCGGGAGATCTATGAGATCAAGAAGGTTTCCCCCGGCGCGCTCAGTAACAGGGAATTCTTTTCCATGCTCAAGCTATCGGAACAGGTGGATAAGGCCGAGTTTAACCAAAGCCTCAAGGCCATCAAGGAAAAGATTCAACCCAATCAGGGAAACAAGGGTGCATCTTTCACCGACGTAATCCTCGTGGGCATTACCTGCGATCCCCCTGAGATATTTGATGCCTTCGATGAACTCAAGCTGAACGTGGTAGGTGATACGCTTGTCACGGGGTCACGCTACCTTCAGGGCGATGTGGCGCTCACAAACGGCAATGTTGTCGAGGCGCTTACGGAGAGACATTTTAAAAGGGGATTCTATTCTCCGATTCACGATGATGTGTACAAAAACTTCGAGGAGATCAGGAAACTTTATCGGGACACAAAAGCTCAGGCAATCATCTATGTTCATATCGAGTTCTGCGAATCCCAGGAGTACGATCTACCGGACCTCAAGAAGATGCTCAAGCAGGAAGGCATACCCATACATGTGTTGGATACCGAATATCAGACCACCTCTCTCTCACACGTAAGGACGAGATTACAGGCCTTCTTCGAATCGATCAAAGGCGGCGCTCTATGA
- a CDS encoding MoaD/ThiS family protein translates to MHVTVKLFATLRKDRFDIKEVDVPEGTTVGEMIQRVGIPDTEVTLVFINGHHRLTDAKLTHGDTLALFPPIGGG, encoded by the coding sequence ATGCATGTTACAGTCAAACTATTTGCCACGTTACGCAAAGACCGGTTCGACATAAAAGAGGTTGACGTTCCGGAAGGCACAACGGTAGGCGAGATGATTCAGAGGGTCGGTATACCCGATACCGAGGTCACTCTGGTCTTTATTAACGGTCATCACAGGCTAACCGACGCCAAGCTCACCCATGGGGACACGCTGGCGCTTTTCCCTCCCATAGGAGGGGGCTAG
- a CDS encoding aldehyde ferredoxin oxidoreductase C-terminal domain-containing protein, which produces MDKILRINMGGKGGPLTTVEPIGRYQGLGGRALTSAIISNEVPPTCHPLSELNKIVIAPGLLSGSLAAMSGRISVGCKSPLTGGIKESNSGGQPSQVLARLGYAAIVLEGKPEDNDLYTIFIDRNGVKITRDLSLKMLGNYDTVQRMKDKFGDKIACISIGPAGEMRLAAASIAFTDMELRPARHAGRGGPGAVMGSKGVKAIVLDDTGMSAREPKDPEKYKQANKAFVDGLRKHGVTGQALPAYGTNVLANILNEAGAYPTYNFKQGTFAGVARISGETEAALETERGGVATHGCHRGCVIRCSGIYNDKDGHYLSKQPEYETVWAHGADCGIDDMDKIAMLDFLDDNYGLDTIEMGVTIGVAMEAGLLKFGDADGAINLMHEVGKGTPLGRIIGSGAAVTGKAFGIERVPVVKGQAMPAYDPRGVKGLGVTYATSPMGADHTAGYATATNILKVGGFVDPLSPEGQMELSRNLQIATAAIDSTGMCLFIAFAILDQPETFQALLDLINSFCGLQMTADDVAEYGKKVLKMERDFNMKAGFTKEADRLPGFFKTQAVPPHNVVFDVPDEDLDRVFNW; this is translated from the coding sequence ATGGATAAGATCTTACGGATCAATATGGGTGGGAAGGGGGGGCCTTTAACTACCGTTGAACCGATCGGCCGGTACCAGGGGTTAGGCGGCAGGGCGCTCACCTCCGCTATTATATCAAATGAGGTGCCCCCTACCTGTCATCCCTTGAGTGAACTCAACAAAATCGTCATAGCCCCCGGTCTTTTGAGCGGAAGCCTGGCCGCCATGTCAGGAAGGATCTCCGTGGGATGCAAGAGCCCTCTCACGGGAGGGATCAAGGAATCGAACTCAGGCGGCCAGCCGTCTCAGGTACTTGCCCGTCTCGGATATGCCGCCATCGTACTCGAAGGAAAGCCTGAAGATAACGATCTCTATACCATATTCATCGACAGGAATGGCGTAAAGATCACCCGTGATTTAAGCCTCAAAATGCTCGGCAACTATGATACGGTTCAGAGGATGAAGGACAAATTCGGGGATAAGATCGCCTGTATTTCCATCGGGCCCGCAGGTGAGATGCGCCTCGCTGCCGCCTCCATCGCTTTCACCGATATGGAGTTAAGGCCGGCAAGACATGCGGGCAGAGGTGGGCCGGGCGCAGTCATGGGATCCAAGGGTGTGAAGGCCATCGTGCTCGACGACACCGGCATGAGCGCGCGTGAGCCCAAAGACCCGGAAAAATACAAACAGGCCAATAAGGCTTTTGTGGACGGGCTTAGGAAACATGGCGTCACTGGCCAGGCGCTTCCGGCCTACGGCACAAACGTGCTCGCCAACATCTTGAACGAAGCAGGGGCTTATCCCACCTATAATTTCAAACAGGGGACATTCGCCGGGGTAGCCAGGATAAGCGGTGAGACCGAAGCGGCGCTCGAGACCGAGAGGGGTGGGGTGGCCACTCACGGCTGTCATCGCGGATGCGTGATCCGTTGTTCAGGCATTTACAATGATAAAGACGGCCATTATTTAAGTAAACAGCCCGAGTACGAGACGGTCTGGGCGCATGGCGCCGATTGCGGCATCGACGACATGGACAAGATCGCTATGCTCGATTTTCTCGACGACAACTACGGGCTTGACACCATCGAGATGGGCGTTACTATCGGTGTAGCCATGGAAGCAGGTCTACTCAAGTTCGGAGACGCCGACGGCGCAATCAACCTTATGCACGAGGTAGGAAAAGGCACCCCTCTCGGCCGCATCATAGGCAGCGGCGCGGCCGTGACCGGCAAAGCATTCGGCATCGAAAGAGTTCCCGTGGTCAAAGGACAGGCAATGCCGGCCTATGACCCGCGCGGTGTAAAGGGACTTGGAGTAACGTACGCCACAAGTCCTATGGGCGCGGACCACACAGCCGGTTATGCGACGGCGACCAATATACTTAAAGTGGGTGGATTTGTAGACCCGTTGAGCCCCGAGGGACAGATGGAGCTTTCACGGAATCTTCAAATTGCCACCGCAGCCATCGATTCCACGGGTATGTGTCTTTTTATTGCCTTCGCAATACTCGATCAACCGGAGACATTTCAAGCGCTTCTTGACCTGATCAATTCGTTCTGCGGCCTTCAGATGACCGCTGACGATGTCGCGGAATACGGCAAGAAGGTGCTCAAAATGGAAAGAGATTTCAATATGAAGGCCGGTTTCACAAAGGAGGCGGACAGGCTGCCGGGGTTCTTCAAGACCCAGGCGGTGCCCCCTCACAACGTGGTTTTCGACGTGCCCGACGAGGATCTCGATCGGGTGTTCAACTGGTAG
- the cutA gene encoding divalent-cation tolerance protein CutA: MKEIIEIVTTADERGVIQRIGEELVEKKLVACAQIVGPIRSIYRWKGKVEQTDEWLLLMKSKSSLYPVIEDEIKRLHPYEVPEIIAIGLSRGLPEYMNWVAEETI; this comes from the coding sequence ATGAAGGAGATCATTGAGATCGTAACCACCGCGGACGAGAGGGGGGTCATTCAAAGAATCGGTGAGGAACTCGTGGAAAAAAAGCTTGTTGCCTGCGCCCAGATCGTGGGACCCATCAGGAGCATCTACCGGTGGAAGGGAAAGGTGGAACAAACAGACGAATGGCTCCTGTTGATGAAGAGTAAATCATCGCTCTATCCGGTAATAGAAGACGAGATAAAGCGCCTTCATCCCTACGAAGTACCTGAAATCATAGCGATCGGCTTAAGCCGCGGGCTACCCGAATATATGAACTGGGTGGCCGAAGAAACCATATAG